In Daphnia magna isolate NIES linkage group LG5, ASM2063170v1.1, whole genome shotgun sequence, a single genomic region encodes these proteins:
- the LOC116922666 gene encoding uncharacterized protein LOC116922666 codes for MVRTCAAPGCRTGYPLKKGEANQVRPKRALFAAPKDQELLKKWQHNLPRKELKLSNSSYVCELHFLQEDIQNSYFGLCNGVPSDVIALQTVNKHLRPVAVPVLWPGCPDYLSKKEKPKRKPPKERVLPSPEATIFDNEEVGSGDIDFSEITLDPFLVADPDLTS; via the exons ATGGTGAGGACATGTGCGGCTCCAGGCTGTAGAACTGGATACCCTTTAAAGAAAGGTGAAGCAAATCAAGTTAGACCAAAACGAGCACTTTTCGCAGCCCCCAAAGACCAAGAATTGTTGAAGAAGTGGCAACACAACTTACCAAGAAAAGAACTCAAGTTGAGTAATAGCTCTTATGTCTGTGAGTTACACTTCCTACAAGAAGATATCCAGAACTCCTACTTTGGATTGTGTAATGGTGTACCATCTGACGTTATTGCACTGCAGACCGTTAACAAACATTTAAGACCAGTAGCTGTACCTGTTTTATGGCCTG GATGCCCAGATTATCtgtcaaagaaagagaaaccgAAAAGGAAACCTCCCAAAGAACGAGTCCTTCCCAGCCCAGAAGCTACCATCTTCGAtaatgaagaagttggttcgGGAGATATCGATTTTTCTGAGATCACCCTTGACCCATTTCTTGTTGCTGATCCTGATTTAACaagttaa
- the LOC116922663 gene encoding uncharacterized protein LOC116922663, translated as MSCFLFSDCMNSLILCLQLLPAVFNVKKASFDSKVDRLFHFVKQNALISEAVEAKDVIHHKQPYLIVVGSLEHPLSFNLVVDQTLIPLVRDCSRSFCVLFASFFVFRLESPAHLDKFYLFFEQFVFQIFLGELCYKISPSNQEFANMLDNIALKNIYGEADAAQKLLSPFKNPTSSFSIFRNITPAVDEP; from the exons atgtcgtgttttcttttttcagattGTATGAACTCGCTCATCTTGTGTCTTCAACTATTGCCAGCCGTCTTCAACGTCAAAAAGGCATCTTTCGATTCCAAAGTAGATCGACTTTTTCACTTCGTTAAG CAAAATGCATTGATTTCTGAAGCTGTCGAAGCAAAGGATGTTATTCATCACAAGCAGCCCTACCTTATTGTTGTAGGATCGCTGGAACACCCTTTGTCCTTTAACCTGGTCGTCGATCAAACTCTTATTCCCCTTGTCCGTGATTGTTCGAGATCATTCTGTGTTTTGTTTGCATCGTTTTTCGTATTCCGGCTTGAATCCCCAGCACACTTGGACAAATTCTATCTGTTCTTTGAACAATTTGTGTTCCAAATATTTTTAGGCGAACTTTGCTATAAAATTAGCCCCTCCAATCAAGAATTCGCTAATATGCTGGACAACATTGCCTTAAAAAATATCTATGGAGAAGCTGATGCTGCCCAAAAGTTGTTGTCCCCTTTCAAAAATCCAACATCAAGTTTTTCCATATTTCGTAATATT ACACCAGCAGTGGATGAGCCATAA